The following proteins are co-located in the Candidatus Acidiferrales bacterium genome:
- a CDS encoding lytic transglycosylase domain-containing protein, which produces MGLAVLTTVLMAPAWAQIVAVEESGKEVFINLTPEELKALLRYDNSRVIAVSPFPSLRPVPRLRFLGADVEQLVSETAKRYQLDPALVRAIIQVESSGNPWAVSQKGAIGLMQVIPETGRKLGANNLYDPQENVETGVKYLKYLLDSYRGNLALSLAAYNAGPKAVEKHGGVPPYRETQQYVRKVTDVYLSPWNNSRYSTAAAESGRRIYVHAEESGRTVYRND; this is translated from the coding sequence TTGGGTTTAGCTGTTCTGACCACCGTGCTCATGGCGCCTGCCTGGGCGCAGATCGTGGCGGTGGAAGAGAGCGGGAAAGAAGTTTTCATCAACCTGACTCCAGAAGAACTAAAGGCACTCCTGCGATATGACAACTCGCGTGTCATTGCGGTCTCTCCCTTCCCCTCCCTGCGACCTGTTCCTCGATTGCGCTTCTTAGGAGCTGACGTCGAGCAACTGGTGAGCGAAACAGCCAAGAGGTATCAACTCGACCCGGCGCTGGTTCGGGCAATCATTCAGGTCGAATCCAGCGGAAACCCGTGGGCCGTGTCGCAGAAGGGGGCTATCGGGCTCATGCAGGTGATTCCGGAGACGGGCCGAAAACTTGGAGCCAACAACCTGTACGACCCGCAGGAAAACGTGGAGACGGGAGTCAAATATCTGAAATATTTGTTGGATTCGTATCGAGGAAACCTTGCGCTTTCCCTGGCAGCGTATAATGCCGGACCGAAGGCAGTAGAAAAGCATGGTGGCGTGCCCCCGTACCGAGAGACGCAGCAGTACGTGCGGAAGGTAACGGATGTTTACCTTTCGCCGTGGAATAACAGCCGATATTCAACCGCTGCAGCGGAATCAGGCCGCAGGATCTACGTGCACGCGGAGGAGTCCGGACGTACCGTCTATCGGAACGATTGA
- a CDS encoding N-acetylmuramoyl-L-alanine amidase, which yields MRLRTALEGKPTRERSLAEYKHVLSAFEQVVGRSPRSWAAPESLLAVAEIYQAMGREIDSKYFDSAISTYRRILKEYPAVRYHVDLLYTIGQIQRSDLGDLEAARQTFQELIKRYPRSGRARAAKQVVADIAEEEKMLAETFGPKAEPSSKLPQVVNVRHWNARNYTRVVIDVDDQVKYQDGRIANPDRIFFDLYNSRLASTLVGKSFDIEDGLLRRIRIAHNQIGVVRVVLEVNHAENYSVFSLPNPFRLVVDIYGKGETARAAMARKSSPKAAEQPSSTAGSRKATETAKLPEPVKPAAPNADGNRSLTRTLGLKIGRIVIDPGHGGHDTGTVGPTGLMEKDLVLDVSRRLGKLLEKKSAVEVVLTREEDTFVPLENRTAVANQSQADLFVSLHANSSPDQDARGVETYYLNFTDSKDALEVAARENAVSQKSIYELQDLVKRIAVNEKREESKELAKDLQTATFSNLAKSNRRLRNRGVKQAPFVVLIGANMPSVLSEISFLSNPHDEKLLKEPSYRQKVAAALYAGLAKYLGSLNSQNGNRQFPAVARSSTQ from the coding sequence GTGCGGCTGCGTACGGCGCTTGAGGGCAAACCGACGCGCGAGCGGAGCCTTGCCGAATACAAGCACGTCCTCTCAGCCTTTGAGCAGGTGGTGGGTCGGAGTCCGAGGAGTTGGGCGGCGCCGGAGAGCCTGCTCGCCGTGGCTGAGATATACCAAGCCATGGGCCGGGAAATCGACTCCAAGTATTTCGATTCAGCGATCAGCACCTACCGCCGCATCCTGAAGGAATATCCGGCTGTCCGCTACCACGTAGATCTTCTCTATACGATCGGACAGATTCAGAGGAGTGACCTTGGCGATCTGGAGGCGGCACGCCAAACGTTTCAAGAGTTGATCAAGAGATATCCGAGAAGTGGCCGGGCAAGGGCAGCCAAGCAGGTGGTGGCCGATATCGCCGAAGAAGAGAAGATGCTGGCTGAAACGTTCGGGCCCAAGGCGGAACCCTCGAGCAAGCTGCCGCAGGTTGTGAACGTCCGTCACTGGAATGCGCGCAACTATACCCGCGTCGTGATCGATGTGGATGACCAGGTGAAGTATCAAGACGGGCGCATCGCCAATCCCGACAGGATTTTCTTTGATCTCTACAATTCCAGGTTGGCGTCCACACTTGTGGGCAAGAGCTTCGACATCGAGGATGGCCTGCTCAGGAGAATTCGGATTGCCCATAACCAGATCGGAGTGGTCCGGGTGGTTTTGGAAGTCAACCACGCGGAAAATTATTCCGTGTTTTCTTTGCCGAACCCGTTCCGGCTGGTAGTGGACATCTATGGAAAAGGAGAAACGGCACGAGCAGCGATGGCACGGAAATCGTCGCCCAAGGCTGCCGAGCAGCCGAGCAGCACGGCAGGCTCCCGGAAAGCAACCGAGACGGCCAAGTTGCCTGAGCCGGTTAAGCCAGCCGCGCCCAACGCGGATGGAAATCGCTCGCTGACCAGGACGCTCGGTTTGAAGATTGGCCGCATCGTGATCGACCCTGGTCACGGAGGACACGACACGGGCACGGTCGGGCCCACCGGTTTGATGGAAAAAGATCTAGTGTTGGATGTTAGCCGGCGACTGGGCAAGCTTCTCGAAAAGAAATCGGCAGTCGAGGTTGTCCTGACGCGGGAAGAGGATACGTTTGTGCCGCTCGAAAATCGCACTGCCGTTGCCAATCAAAGCCAGGCTGACCTATTTGTGTCGCTCCACGCCAATTCCAGCCCCGATCAGGACGCCCGAGGAGTGGAGACGTACTACTTGAACTTCACCGATTCCAAGGATGCGCTCGAGGTCGCGGCGCGAGAGAATGCCGTATCACAAAAGTCCATCTATGAGCTTCAGGACCTGGTGAAGAGGATTGCAGTGAACGAGAAACGGGAGGAGTCCAAGGAACTGGCGAAAGACCTCCAGACTGCGACGTTTAGCAACCTGGCCAAATCGAATCGCCGTCTGCGAAATCGGGGTGTCAAGCAGGCGCCGTTTGTGGTCCTGATCGGCGCGAATATGCCCTCCGTGCTGAGCGAGATTTCCTTTCTCAGCAATCCCCATGACGAGAAGCTCCTCAAAGAGCCGAGCTACCGGCAAAAGGTGGCGGCGGCCCTCTATGCCGGACTCGCCAAATACCTAGGCAGCCTCAACAGTCAAAACGGAAACCGTCAGTTTCCGGCGGTGGCCCGGTCGTCCACCCAATAG
- a CDS encoding DUF6599 family protein: MSSKALLLKTVLVLLVLSGVKTARATDVLPTQFGAWSARDSKRFPTGTTVTRERTILAEYGATGTEQKTYGRAGQTLAVTLTHFKDPSGAFGAFTYFRGPRAAPAGIGDHSAAEGGRILFLVGNLLIEVRGLPAEVRELPPLAESLRRLADRRPFPQLHNRLPEKGLESGSECYLLGPMALGRFVSLGAGDWIGFEMGAEAEVAEYRRASDHATLLIIEYPTPQIAHNKLAEISRWFRVNPKEGVGKGVLLYAKRNGSLLGLVTESSSAAYAQELLDAIRYEVKVTWSERKTKLQEPSITELIYSIFVLTGIILLMTLGVGLGFGGFRLVVKHFFPRRLFDRPEHMEIIQLGLSRKTESLYDE; this comes from the coding sequence TTGAGTTCAAAGGCATTGTTGCTAAAGACCGTGCTTGTCCTGCTGGTGTTGTCGGGGGTCAAAACGGCCCGGGCGACGGATGTCTTGCCGACGCAATTCGGGGCGTGGTCCGCGCGCGATTCAAAGAGATTCCCGACGGGAACCACCGTTACGCGGGAAAGGACAATCCTTGCTGAATACGGCGCGACGGGGACCGAACAGAAGACCTACGGCAGGGCAGGACAGACACTCGCGGTTACCCTTACGCACTTCAAGGATCCCTCAGGGGCATTCGGGGCTTTCACGTACTTTCGCGGGCCGCGAGCAGCACCGGCGGGGATCGGAGACCACTCTGCCGCCGAGGGCGGTCGCATCCTTTTCCTTGTCGGAAACCTCCTGATCGAAGTCCGAGGATTGCCGGCAGAGGTTCGCGAACTGCCTCCCCTGGCGGAGTCGCTCAGAAGGTTGGCTGACCGGAGACCCTTCCCCCAACTCCATAACCGCTTGCCCGAAAAGGGACTGGAAAGTGGTTCGGAATGCTACCTGCTCGGGCCAATGGCGCTCGGCCGCTTTGTATCGCTCGGGGCCGGCGATTGGATTGGGTTTGAAATGGGAGCCGAAGCCGAGGTGGCCGAATATCGCAGAGCCAGCGACCACGCTACGCTTCTAATAATCGAGTATCCGACGCCGCAGATCGCCCACAACAAGCTGGCAGAAATTTCACGCTGGTTCCGAGTGAATCCAAAGGAGGGGGTAGGTAAGGGCGTTCTGCTCTATGCGAAGCGCAACGGTTCCCTTCTCGGCCTGGTCACGGAATCAAGTTCTGCCGCGTACGCCCAAGAGTTGCTCGACGCTATCCGGTACGAAGTCAAGGTAACCTGGAGCGAGCGCAAGACCAAGCTCCAAGAGCCGTCGATCACCGAACTGATCTATTCCATCTTCGTCTTGACTGGGATTATTCTGCTGATGACGCTGGGGGTGGGCCTAGGATTTGGAGGTTTCCGTCTCGTGGTGAAGCATTTCTTCCCACGGCGGCTTTTTGACCGACCGGAGCACATGGAAATCATCCAGTTGGGACTGTCCAGGAAGACAGAAAGCCTTTATGATGAGTAG